In Spirochaeta thermophila DSM 6578, the following proteins share a genomic window:
- a CDS encoding chorismate-binding protein, with protein MERSDVRVRMLPSERFTPFSLARKLDARVLLESASLQQGRGRYSLLLVDEAFRVSQTREGVFLSRGGKTFRIKHPGRDILDVLFYFAQQHAPLDGGLPFPAGGVGFLSYEFCTFCDTIRLEQKPDPLGLPLGSFLFGHVWVVMDHYTDRMYLVGMNYREAEVDLERALDAVERKLENLDFSFMEAPEEGRYPVEDLSGDQSWFLDAVNVIKDHIVRGNLLQAVPSRRKALKTELPAFEAYRVLRSVNPSPYLFFLDFGTFQLFGSSPEVHVKVKGGEAIIRPIAGTRRRGRDQEEDTALEAELLSDEKERAEHLMLVDLARNDLGRVCEPASVHVADLMMVERYSHVMHIVSEVRGRLREGKTGIDALRASFPAGTVTGAPKIKAGEVVSGLEPVARGFYAGVVGYLEPDGSLDTCITIRSGLKKGDMLFLQAGAGVVYDSRPEREFEETEEKLAALMHAIGLEDANVPSHR; from the coding sequence GTGGAGCGATCAGATGTCCGGGTGCGGATGCTTCCCTCGGAGCGGTTCACGCCGTTCAGCCTCGCGAGAAAGCTCGATGCCAGGGTGTTGCTGGAGTCGGCCTCGCTCCAGCAGGGGAGGGGGCGGTACTCCCTGCTTCTCGTGGACGAGGCCTTCAGGGTCTCTCAGACCAGGGAGGGCGTCTTCCTCTCTCGGGGGGGAAAGACCTTCCGGATAAAGCATCCGGGGCGCGACATCCTCGACGTGCTCTTCTACTTCGCTCAGCAACACGCGCCACTCGACGGCGGGCTGCCGTTCCCCGCGGGGGGCGTGGGTTTCCTCTCCTACGAGTTCTGTACCTTCTGCGATACGATCCGTCTCGAGCAGAAGCCCGATCCGCTCGGTCTTCCCCTGGGGAGTTTCCTCTTCGGCCACGTGTGGGTGGTGATGGACCACTACACCGACAGGATGTACCTGGTGGGGATGAACTACCGGGAGGCCGAGGTGGACCTCGAGCGGGCCCTCGATGCGGTAGAGAGGAAGCTGGAGAATTTGGACTTTTCCTTCATGGAGGCTCCTGAGGAGGGGCGGTATCCGGTGGAGGACCTTTCAGGTGATCAGAGTTGGTTCCTCGATGCGGTGAACGTGATAAAGGACCACATCGTGAGGGGCAACCTCCTCCAGGCCGTACCCTCCAGGCGGAAGGCCCTCAAGACCGAGCTTCCCGCCTTCGAGGCCTACCGGGTGCTCAGGTCGGTGAACCCTTCCCCCTATCTCTTTTTCCTCGACTTCGGCACGTTCCAGCTTTTCGGTTCCTCTCCTGAGGTGCACGTGAAGGTGAAGGGCGGGGAGGCGATCATCAGGCCCATCGCGGGGACGAGGAGGAGGGGACGAGATCAGGAGGAAGACACGGCCCTCGAGGCCGAGCTCCTCTCCGACGAGAAGGAGCGGGCTGAGCACCTCATGCTCGTGGATCTCGCGCGGAACGACCTCGGGAGGGTCTGCGAGCCTGCGAGCGTACACGTCGCCGACCTCATGATGGTGGAGCGGTATTCCCACGTGATGCACATCGTCTCCGAGGTGCGGGGAAGGCTTAGGGAAGGAAAGACCGGGATCGATGCCCTCAGGGCGAGCTTCCCTGCGGGTACGGTGACCGGGGCTCCCAAGATCAAGGCCGGAGAGGTGGTGAGCGGGCTCGAGCCGGTGGCGAGGGGCTTCTACGCCGGGGTGGTGGGGTATCTCGAGCCGGACGGGAGCCTCGATACGTGCATCACCATTCGGAGCGGACTCAAGAAGGGCGATATGCTCTTCCTACAGGCGGGGGCGGGGGTGGTGTACGACTCGCGGCCCGAGCGTGAGTTCGAAGAGACCGAGGAGAAGCTCGCCGCCCTCATGCATGCCATAGGACTGGAGGATGCCAATGTACCTTCTCATCGATAA
- the ilvE gene encoding branched-chain-amino-acid transaminase gives MAKSFSLSLYPWVYKAQHQPDGSWQEAFEAKVHLAPEAEAALPHEGRMALLARRNSFPDLPLVNYSTQYGFSVFEGLKAFPQKDGSLKLFRPDENARRMRRSMEGLKMPGFPEELFVLAVKEVVRRNKELGFYPRYNPEWEKDGFLSGHAVYIRPFSYTEPGIGLDLSHHPWVVIITTPVGAYFEGPNNKAVTTDRIRATPKGTGWIKCSANYVIPTLVKKEANEQGYMEAIFLDAREQRYVEEGSSCNIFFYLKNGTLVTPELGDTILPGITRKSVLALATHMGIPTEERKISIDEVLSEAKEVFVTGTAAGISYIESITHEGKTAVFNDGKMGEVTRTLLLTLKGIQYGAKEDPFGWMVPVE, from the coding sequence ATGGCAAAGAGCTTCAGCCTCTCCCTCTACCCTTGGGTGTACAAGGCCCAACACCAACCCGACGGCTCGTGGCAGGAAGCATTCGAGGCGAAGGTGCACCTCGCCCCCGAGGCCGAGGCGGCACTCCCCCACGAGGGGAGGATGGCCCTCCTCGCGAGGCGCAACTCCTTCCCCGACCTCCCGCTCGTCAACTACAGCACCCAGTACGGATTCTCGGTTTTCGAGGGCCTCAAGGCCTTTCCTCAGAAGGACGGCTCGCTCAAGCTCTTCAGACCCGACGAGAACGCCCGACGCATGCGCCGCTCCATGGAAGGCCTCAAGATGCCCGGCTTCCCCGAGGAGCTCTTCGTCCTCGCGGTGAAGGAGGTGGTGCGTCGGAACAAGGAGCTGGGATTCTATCCCCGCTACAACCCCGAGTGGGAGAAAGACGGTTTCCTCTCGGGCCACGCGGTCTACATACGACCCTTCTCCTACACCGAGCCGGGAATCGGGCTCGACCTCTCGCACCACCCCTGGGTGGTCATCATCACCACACCGGTGGGCGCCTACTTCGAGGGACCGAACAACAAGGCCGTCACCACCGACAGGATACGCGCCACCCCCAAGGGTACCGGATGGATCAAGTGCTCCGCGAACTACGTGATTCCCACGCTCGTCAAGAAGGAAGCGAACGAACAAGGCTACATGGAGGCGATCTTCCTCGATGCCCGCGAGCAGCGATACGTGGAGGAAGGCTCCTCCTGTAACATCTTCTTCTACCTGAAGAACGGCACCCTCGTCACGCCCGAGCTGGGAGACACCATCCTTCCCGGTATCACGAGAAAGAGCGTGCTCGCCCTCGCAACACACATGGGCATCCCCACCGAGGAGCGCAAGATCTCCATAGACGAGGTCCTTTCCGAGGCAAAGGAGGTCTTCGTCACGGGGACGGCTGCGGGCATCTCCTACATCGAGTCGATCACCCACGAGGGGAAAACCGCGGTCTTCAACGACGGGAAGATGGGGGAAGTGACCCGAACCCTGCTTCTCACCCTGAAGGGGATCCAGTACGGAGCGAAGGAGGATCCCTTCGGCTGGATGGTCCCCGTGGAGTGA
- a CDS encoding nitroreductase family protein produces MLDAIFARRSIRRYRPDPVPDGVLKEVLRAGMAAPSSWNGRPWAFVVIDDPAALEEIARRHGYAAMCREAPVAVLVCGIPEGMKEPDFLPQDLSAATENMLIAATELGLGSVWVGLFPHEDRMGVLREVCGLPPEVVPFSLVVLGYPAETKRPHEGWMDGRVFHGRWGRGWRPGE; encoded by the coding sequence ATGCTCGATGCGATATTCGCGAGGAGGAGTATCCGGAGGTACCGGCCCGATCCCGTGCCGGATGGGGTCCTGAAGGAGGTCCTGAGGGCGGGGATGGCGGCTCCCAGCTCGTGGAACGGCAGGCCGTGGGCCTTCGTGGTGATCGATGATCCTGCGGCCCTGGAGGAGATCGCGCGGCGGCATGGGTATGCGGCGATGTGCAGGGAGGCGCCGGTGGCGGTGCTGGTGTGCGGGATCCCGGAGGGGATGAAGGAGCCGGACTTCCTGCCGCAGGATCTCTCTGCGGCCACGGAGAACATGCTCATCGCTGCCACGGAGCTGGGGCTGGGGAGTGTGTGGGTGGGGCTCTTCCCCCACGAGGACCGGATGGGGGTCCTTCGCGAGGTGTGTGGCCTTCCGCCCGAGGTGGTGCCGTTCTCGCTGGTGGTGCTTGGCTATCCTGCGGAGACGAAGCGGCCGCACGAGGGGTGGATGGACGGGCGGGTCTTCCACGGGCGGTGGGGGAGGGGGTGGCGGCCGGGTGAGTAG
- a CDS encoding mannose-1-phosphate guanylyltransferase, translated as MVDVVVVLAGGKGTRLWPASTEAHPKQFLTVEGGRTLLEEALLRAWALAPREGVIVVTGDRYLEASQEVMGALPREQQAATVLVGEPEGKNTAPAVMCAATLMKATEGVMVVLTADHLVRPLESFVEDVERAVEIARDGYHVTFGIPPVRPETGYGYIHVGAPYKGGFLVESFTEKPDEATARRYVEEGTYYWNSGMFVFRRDVFLDEMERYAPRIARPFLETGLGALDLAEGPVRGDVLEEVYARIPADSIDYALMERTERAAMVPARFSWSDIGSWEEYAAWLGDHLGEVLEVESEGCTVVSDLPVVLCGVEDLVVSCRNGRILVLRKGRGQLVKKAVERMKEEGKGWEE; from the coding sequence ATGGTGGACGTGGTGGTCGTACTCGCCGGAGGGAAGGGCACGAGGCTCTGGCCTGCCTCGACCGAGGCCCATCCCAAGCAGTTCCTCACGGTGGAAGGAGGGAGGACACTCCTCGAGGAAGCCCTCCTGCGGGCCTGGGCCCTTGCTCCGAGAGAGGGTGTGATCGTGGTGACCGGAGACCGCTACCTGGAGGCCTCACAGGAGGTGATGGGGGCGCTTCCCCGGGAACAGCAGGCGGCGACCGTCCTGGTGGGGGAACCTGAGGGGAAGAACACCGCCCCGGCCGTGATGTGCGCCGCAACCCTCATGAAGGCGACGGAAGGGGTGATGGTGGTGCTCACGGCGGACCACCTGGTGAGGCCGCTCGAGTCCTTCGTGGAGGATGTGGAGAGGGCCGTGGAGATCGCCCGCGATGGCTACCATGTGACCTTCGGGATACCCCCCGTGCGTCCCGAGACGGGATACGGGTACATCCACGTGGGCGCGCCTTATAAAGGAGGGTTTCTCGTGGAGTCGTTCACCGAGAAGCCCGATGAGGCCACGGCACGACGCTACGTGGAAGAGGGGACCTACTACTGGAACTCGGGGATGTTCGTGTTCAGGCGTGACGTGTTCCTCGATGAGATGGAGCGCTACGCCCCCCGGATCGCCCGGCCCTTCCTCGAGACGGGGCTCGGGGCACTCGACCTTGCAGAGGGACCTGTGAGGGGGGATGTCCTCGAGGAGGTCTACGCCCGCATTCCCGCCGACTCCATAGACTACGCCCTCATGGAGCGGACCGAACGGGCCGCCATGGTGCCCGCACGCTTCTCCTGGAGCGACATAGGGAGCTGGGAGGAGTATGCGGCCTGGTTGGGCGATCACCTGGGCGAGGTCCTCGAGGTGGAGTCGGAAGGATGTACCGTGGTGAGCGACCTGCCGGTGGTGCTCTGCGGGGTGGAGGACCTGGTGGTGTCCTGCAGGAACGGCCGGATACTGGTGCTCAGGAAGGGGCGGGGGCAGCTCGTGAAGAAGGCGGTGGAGCGGATGAAGGAGGAGGGAAAAGGGTGGGAAGAGTGA
- a CDS encoding NUDIX hydrolase encodes MEDFPLPGTPCTPDAPPSPLILNAPDFTQAAVLVPCIPTPTGWHIGFEVRAHGIPQEGEICFPGGLVEPHDPSPLHTALRETGEELGIPGSRIPHIRYAGAFLSASGRLIHVFPALVPSWHEAHPSPDEVSHLFTLPLSWLHTTPPRIHHVRLTLHPREGGTELLPASALGLPSHYHTPWKGPLRPIYLWHTPHGPLWGITAGILYHLLHPSRG; translated from the coding sequence ATGGAGGACTTCCCCCTTCCCGGCACCCCCTGCACCCCCGACGCCCCTCCCTCCCCCCTCATCCTCAACGCCCCCGACTTCACCCAGGCCGCCGTCCTCGTCCCCTGCATCCCCACCCCCACCGGCTGGCACATCGGCTTCGAGGTCCGGGCGCACGGTATCCCCCAGGAAGGGGAGATCTGCTTCCCCGGAGGCCTCGTCGAGCCCCACGACCCCTCCCCCCTTCACACCGCCCTCAGGGAGACCGGGGAGGAACTCGGCATCCCCGGCTCCCGCATCCCCCACATCCGGTACGCAGGCGCCTTCCTCTCGGCGAGCGGCAGGCTCATCCACGTCTTCCCCGCCCTCGTCCCCTCGTGGCACGAGGCGCACCCCTCCCCGGACGAAGTCTCCCACCTCTTCACCCTCCCCCTCTCCTGGCTCCACACCACCCCTCCCCGCATCCACCACGTCCGCCTCACCCTCCACCCACGCGAAGGCGGGACCGAACTCCTCCCCGCCTCCGCACTCGGCCTCCCCTCCCACTACCACACCCCCTGGAAAGGCCCCCTCAGGCCCATCTACCTCTGGCACACCCCCCACGGACCCCTCTGGGGCATCACCGCCGGCATCCTCTACCACCTCCTCCACCCTTCCAGGGGGTGA
- a CDS encoding glycine hydroxymethyltransferase, which yields MSQTLLASYLTTHPQAASNPEMVGFVAQLEVIIRTAPEVARAIVKELRDQRRNIKLIASENYSSLATQFAMANLFTDKYAEGYPGHRFYAGCDNVDEVESLACEEAKALFGAQHAYVQPHSGADANLVAFWAVLQWKVQAPALEKLGKKNLYDLSKEEWEALRKELGNQRLLGLDYYSGGHLTHGYRYNVSAQMFEAYSYGVNPETGLLDYDEIARLAREIRPLILLAGYSAYPRKIDFARLREIADEVGAVLMVDMAHFAGLVAGGVFEGPYNPVPHAHIVTSTTHKTLRGPRGGIVLCVKELAEFVDKGCPMVLGGPLPHVIAAKAVALREARSPAFREYAHKIVENAQALAAFLQEEGITVATGGTDNHLMLIDVRPFGITGRQAEAAVRECGITLNRNALPYDPNGPWYTSGLRIGTPAVTTLGMGREEMREIARIFKLILTHVSPEVKDGSPSKARYHLDPGAKEEARSRVEALLSRFPLYPRLDLAFLEEALGLQG from the coding sequence ATGTCCCAGACACTGCTCGCTTCATACCTTACGACTCATCCGCAGGCCGCCTCCAACCCCGAGATGGTGGGTTTCGTGGCCCAGCTCGAGGTGATCATCCGGACTGCGCCGGAAGTGGCCCGGGCGATCGTGAAGGAACTGCGGGATCAGCGGCGAAACATCAAGCTCATCGCGAGCGAGAACTACTCCTCGCTCGCCACGCAATTCGCCATGGCGAACCTCTTCACCGACAAGTACGCCGAAGGGTACCCCGGCCACAGGTTCTATGCCGGTTGCGACAACGTGGACGAGGTGGAGAGCCTCGCCTGTGAGGAGGCGAAGGCCCTCTTCGGTGCCCAGCACGCCTATGTCCAGCCTCACAGCGGGGCAGACGCCAATCTGGTGGCCTTCTGGGCCGTGCTCCAGTGGAAGGTCCAGGCCCCGGCCCTGGAGAAGCTGGGCAAGAAGAACCTCTATGACCTCTCGAAAGAGGAGTGGGAGGCCCTGCGAAAGGAGCTCGGCAACCAGCGGCTCCTGGGACTCGACTACTACTCGGGAGGGCACCTCACCCACGGGTACCGCTACAATGTCTCGGCCCAGATGTTCGAGGCCTACTCCTACGGCGTGAACCCGGAGACAGGGCTCCTCGACTACGATGAGATCGCCCGCCTCGCACGGGAGATTCGTCCTCTCATCCTCCTCGCGGGGTACAGCGCCTATCCAAGAAAGATCGATTTCGCCCGACTGCGAGAGATCGCCGACGAGGTGGGGGCCGTCCTCATGGTGGACATGGCGCATTTCGCAGGCCTCGTGGCGGGAGGCGTCTTCGAAGGCCCCTACAACCCCGTGCCCCACGCCCACATCGTCACCTCCACCACCCACAAGACCCTCCGCGGGCCTCGGGGGGGCATCGTCCTCTGCGTGAAGGAGCTCGCCGAGTTCGTGGACAAGGGGTGCCCCATGGTCCTCGGCGGTCCGCTCCCCCACGTGATCGCGGCCAAGGCCGTGGCCCTGAGGGAGGCGCGGAGCCCTGCCTTCCGAGAGTATGCGCACAAGATCGTCGAGAACGCCCAGGCCCTCGCCGCCTTCCTCCAGGAGGAGGGCATCACCGTAGCCACGGGCGGCACCGACAACCACCTCATGCTCATCGACGTGCGACCCTTCGGGATCACCGGCCGCCAGGCAGAGGCGGCGGTGAGGGAGTGCGGCATCACCCTCAACCGCAACGCCCTCCCCTACGATCCCAACGGCCCCTGGTACACGAGCGGGCTCCGCATAGGCACCCCCGCCGTCACCACCCTCGGGATGGGCAGAGAAGAGATGAGGGAGATCGCCCGGATCTTCAAGCTCATCCTCACCCACGTGAGCCCCGAAGTAAAGGACGGATCCCCCAGCAAGGCACGCTACCACCTCGATCCTGGGGCAAAGGAAGAGGCCCGCTCCCGGGTGGAGGCCCTCCTCTCCCGCTTCCCCCTCTACCCCCGGCTCGACCTCGCCTTCCTGGAGGAAGCCCTCGGCCTGCAGGGCTGA
- the flcA gene encoding periplasmic flagellar collar protein FlcA produces MPEERDIERLGRELLKLREEPRVLDEWGETVEIPPPVEPEVHVPVSRTGEEEERAGEGEESIEGLLSRFGDEQPEEEKSEGDAFEALGFEPLEEDLEGEMPQADLPEELPEGLFDLGEEETPAGEDLGVLEELPELGEEGPEEAAPSVEGLEGVSPEDAEATPPVEDLAGGEPAGEGREEFVLPDFHELEEEPGEALPEPDEDLGLSLDFTEDEGEVTPGSPEEEAPPVPSPEDLALEEEALLAEEFPEDIEVEEFSLRDLGEEFGVVEEEPGLVAEEESLNPAIAITPEAVEELPETGFGLTEQEFRRLQEHLFSLPRNLKMEIESLVAEAKVGGEDLERLVRMLVEGESPRALAAFVGRLTGKRIRIPARYERGTGAEFEEAKGGLWYLVRYRLLPVVRAVLVGTLILAGLTAVVFQFVYRPIRAHLLYTEGYRQIFQEEYDASLLRFEQGLRLWRMKGWFFRYARAYTEMRQYPLAEEKYEQLLAYYPLDKEATLEYAEFESRVLANYEKADLPLERYLRLENLKDLDVLLARGDNFLRWADEGGAEDFDRFEEARKMYARAMEYHGSRAPIVQRMLMYFVHQEEKAAELGRTDVDNLSHVEQLVEYILERPKLVVDAGELARAGGYLIDRNRIDRVRDVLFRAREIQDPHPEVHYQLARYFRIVERPADEAKALQAARLLLEDLPMRTRRQTAQLVDTYRRQGDLFYGQGELLSAEDAYRDAIRLYEQALSSRLLRRSARFGSIYASLADIYYYHSAEEETALTLYETAESHGYVTPENAYKKGRLLYRKGLYDRALTEFAKSEEAFRNNRVVLFALANALYFKASYTAAEGYYRRLLDMLEREKAALPALRVDENPDHRALVEGIIRVENNLGVTLFKRSGGREGHPAYPEALTFLTDAQELFVNLYRDPETMERAGAVNLAYLNMDAILHPTVPFAQLPLAIYRSLPVDVKARGLSGP; encoded by the coding sequence ATGCCTGAAGAACGTGACATAGAACGGCTTGGCCGGGAACTCCTCAAGCTCAGGGAAGAGCCCCGGGTGCTCGACGAATGGGGGGAGACGGTGGAGATCCCTCCCCCGGTGGAGCCCGAGGTCCACGTGCCGGTCTCGCGGACGGGGGAGGAAGAGGAGCGTGCCGGTGAAGGGGAGGAGTCGATAGAGGGGCTTCTCTCGAGGTTCGGGGACGAGCAGCCTGAGGAAGAGAAGTCCGAGGGGGATGCCTTCGAGGCGCTCGGTTTCGAGCCTCTCGAGGAGGATCTCGAGGGAGAGATGCCGCAGGCCGACCTCCCGGAGGAGCTTCCCGAGGGTCTCTTCGATCTCGGGGAGGAAGAGACTCCTGCCGGTGAGGACCTGGGAGTGCTCGAAGAGCTTCCAGAACTCGGAGAGGAAGGGCCGGAGGAGGCGGCCCCGTCTGTCGAAGGACTGGAAGGGGTGTCGCCGGAGGACGCTGAGGCGACTCCACCGGTGGAGGATCTGGCAGGTGGGGAGCCGGCCGGGGAGGGGAGGGAGGAATTCGTACTCCCTGATTTCCATGAGCTCGAGGAGGAACCCGGGGAGGCACTTCCGGAGCCCGACGAGGATCTCGGCCTTTCCCTCGATTTCACCGAAGACGAGGGAGAAGTCACACCGGGGTCCCCGGAAGAAGAAGCCCCTCCGGTGCCGTCCCCCGAGGATCTCGCCCTGGAGGAGGAGGCCCTCCTCGCCGAGGAATTCCCCGAGGACATAGAGGTTGAAGAGTTCAGCCTCAGGGATCTGGGTGAGGAATTCGGCGTGGTGGAGGAGGAGCCGGGGCTCGTGGCCGAGGAGGAATCCCTCAACCCCGCCATAGCCATCACCCCCGAGGCCGTGGAAGAGCTCCCCGAGACGGGATTCGGCCTCACCGAGCAGGAGTTCAGACGCCTGCAGGAGCACCTCTTCTCCCTGCCTCGGAACCTGAAGATGGAGATCGAGTCCCTGGTGGCCGAGGCGAAGGTAGGTGGGGAAGACCTGGAGCGGCTCGTGAGGATGCTCGTCGAAGGGGAGTCTCCCCGGGCGCTCGCGGCCTTCGTGGGTCGCCTCACGGGCAAGCGCATACGGATACCGGCCCGTTATGAGCGGGGTACGGGGGCCGAATTCGAGGAGGCGAAGGGCGGGCTCTGGTATCTCGTGAGGTACCGCCTCCTCCCTGTGGTGAGGGCCGTGCTGGTGGGCACCCTCATCCTCGCAGGTCTCACGGCCGTGGTATTCCAGTTCGTCTACCGTCCGATCAGGGCTCACCTCCTCTACACCGAGGGCTACAGGCAGATCTTCCAGGAGGAGTACGACGCGTCACTCCTCAGGTTCGAGCAGGGACTCCGGCTGTGGCGCATGAAGGGGTGGTTCTTCAGATACGCACGGGCCTATACCGAGATGAGACAGTATCCCCTCGCCGAGGAGAAGTACGAACAACTCCTCGCCTATTATCCGCTGGACAAGGAGGCCACGCTCGAGTACGCGGAGTTCGAGAGCAGGGTGCTCGCCAACTACGAGAAGGCCGACCTGCCCCTCGAGCGGTACCTCCGGCTCGAGAACCTGAAGGATCTCGACGTGCTCCTCGCCCGTGGGGACAATTTCCTCAGATGGGCCGACGAGGGAGGAGCCGAGGACTTCGACAGGTTCGAGGAAGCCCGCAAGATGTATGCCCGGGCCATGGAGTATCACGGGAGCAGGGCCCCGATCGTCCAGCGCATGCTGATGTACTTCGTGCACCAGGAGGAGAAGGCGGCGGAACTGGGGAGGACCGATGTCGACAACCTCTCCCACGTGGAGCAGCTGGTGGAGTACATCCTGGAGCGTCCGAAGCTCGTGGTCGATGCGGGCGAGCTCGCCCGGGCGGGGGGATATCTCATCGACAGGAACCGTATCGACAGGGTCCGGGACGTCCTCTTCAGGGCGAGAGAGATCCAGGACCCCCATCCGGAGGTCCACTACCAGCTCGCCCGGTACTTCAGGATAGTGGAGCGCCCGGCCGACGAGGCCAAGGCCCTCCAGGCTGCCCGCCTCCTCCTCGAAGACCTCCCGATGCGTACACGCCGCCAGACAGCCCAGCTCGTTGATACCTACCGGCGGCAGGGGGATCTCTTTTACGGTCAGGGGGAACTCCTCTCGGCGGAGGACGCCTACCGGGACGCCATACGGCTCTACGAGCAGGCCCTCTCATCGAGGCTTCTCAGACGCTCCGCCCGCTTCGGCAGCATCTATGCCTCCCTCGCTGATATCTACTACTACCACTCGGCCGAAGAGGAGACCGCGCTCACCCTCTACGAGACGGCCGAATCGCATGGCTACGTGACACCGGAGAACGCGTACAAGAAAGGGCGGCTGCTCTACCGCAAGGGGCTCTACGACAGGGCACTCACGGAGTTCGCGAAGTCCGAGGAAGCCTTCAGGAACAACCGGGTGGTGCTCTTCGCCCTGGCCAACGCGCTCTATTTCAAGGCCAGTTACACGGCCGCCGAAGGCTACTACCGGCGTCTCCTCGACATGCTGGAACGGGAGAAGGCCGCCCTTCCGGCCCTCAGGGTGGACGAGAATCCCGACCACCGGGCTCTGGTCGAGGGCATCATCAGGGTGGAGAACAACCTGGGGGTGACGCTCTTCAAGAGATCCGGAGGGAGAGAAGGACACCCCGCCTATCCTGAGGCCCTCACCTTCCTCACCGACGCCCAGGAGCTCTTCGTCAACCTCTACCGCGATCCCGAGACCATGGAGCGGGCCGGAGCGGTGAACCTCGCCTACCTCAACATGGACGCCATCCTCCATCCCACCGTGCCGTTTGCTCAGCTTCCCCTCGCCATCTACCGGAGCCTTCCCGTGGATGTGAAGGCCCGGGGGCTCTCGGGTCCGTAG
- a CDS encoding YgaP family membrane protein — protein MKGNVGTIDRIIRVVLGLVLIGLGIFVRGGAYWWLAVIGAVSLVTGAVGFCGLYTLFGVSTCPRKEGTDPSKT, from the coding sequence ATGAAAGGAAACGTGGGAACGATCGACAGGATCATCAGGGTGGTGCTGGGCCTGGTGCTCATCGGCCTGGGGATCTTCGTCCGGGGTGGGGCCTACTGGTGGCTCGCCGTCATCGGGGCCGTCTCCCTCGTGACGGGAGCGGTGGGCTTCTGCGGGCTCTACACCCTCTTCGGGGTCTCCACCTGTCCTCGTAAGGAGGGGACAGACCCCTCGAAGACCTGA